The following coding sequences are from one Nicotiana tomentosiformis chromosome 3, ASM39032v3, whole genome shotgun sequence window:
- the LOC138908457 gene encoding uncharacterized protein gives MPKTSTGETPYLLVYGTDAVIPAEVGEPSLRYSCEIRPQNDDSRMQELDEVEKRRDMAYVRMVAQKQQAERYYNKKAKIRPLKVGDYLLKAKTQASKYPREGKLGTNWDGPYKITAIANKGSFQLDTMEGKRLPNNWNISHLNYFNF, from the coding sequence atgccAAAGACGAGCACAGGAGAAACACCATACTtgttagtctatgggactgatgcggTAATACCGGCAGAGGTCGGAGAGCCCAGCCTAAGATACTCCTGTGAAATCAGACCCCAGAACGACGACAGCAGAATGCAGGAGCTCGACGAAGTCGAgaaacgaagagatatggcctatgtgagaatggtcgcccaaaagcaacaagcagaacgctattataacaaaaaggcaaagatcagaccactcaaagtcggggactatttgctcaaagccaaaacacaagcaagcaaatACCCGCGGGAAGGAAAACTAGGAACAAACTGGGACGGCCCCTACAAAATCACGGCAATAGCAAACAAAGGGTCATTCCAACTAGacacaatggaaggaaagcgactaccaaacaactggaatatttcacacctcaattacttcaacttttaa
- the LOC104092274 gene encoding uncharacterized protein: MGLYIMKNFVVYPNNMKLKTKDHKFKLMFTHKTTFEDMHDPHFNMYIFKFRTYEQLSNPQEFDNTELFDVIGEIVSYEDIQSIKQDDSIRMFMNIEIQDYASNNISATLWGDFIEQVKPHLNGSNDKPVVVVTQLIRAHPYREQYSVRNTWHASKLWINSNLPQVVDFCSSIRKY, from the exons atgggtttGTACATCATGAAAAATTTCGTGGTTTATCCAAATAATATGAAACTGAAGACTAAAGACCACAAGTTTAAGTTGATGTTCACGCATAAGACTACTTTTGAGGATATGCATGATCCACATTTCAACATGTATATCTTCAAATTTAGAACCTATGAGCAGCTGTCAAATCCCCAAGAATTTGACAATACTGAGTTATTCG ATGTTATTGGCGAAATTGTGAGCTATGAGGACATACAATCTATCAAACAAGATGATAGCATCCGTATGTTCATGAACATTGAGATACAAGATTATGC GAGCAATAACATTTCTGCAACTCTTTGGGGAGACTTTATCGAACAGGTCAAGCCACATTTGAATGGATCCAATGATAAGCCTGTTGTCGTCGTCACGCAGTTGATTAGAGCACATCCATATCGAG AACAATATTCGGTGAGGAACACTTGGCACGCATCGAAACTTTGGATCAATTCAAATCTTCCTCAAGTTGTTGACTTTTGCTCCAG CATCCGGAAGTATTGA
- the LOC138908458 gene encoding uncharacterized protein, whose protein sequence is MHKYCFAALDQTLRDILRFKDPSILDRPFGGKTIIFGGDFRQILHIGCSIDGIEKVEIPDDLLTHNCDDPIHGIVESTYSDFLRHFTDIKYLQERAILAPTLQMVESVNDYMVSLNNSHDKSYLSSDTICMSDHAFTSLEHVHAPEFLNSIKCSGIPNHSIALKVGVPVMLLRNIDQSSGLCNGTRLIITKLENRVIEAKVLLGKMAGDKVFIPRMTLTPSDTRIPFKFQRRQFLVILSFAMTINKSQCQSLCNVGLFLKKHVFAHGQLYVALSRATSRKGLKILCYDEDGKITNEATNIVYKEVFQNLEDRSFE, encoded by the exons ATGCATAAATACTGTTTTGCAGCTCTTGATCAAACTCTTAGAGATATTCTAAGATTTAAAGATCCGTCAATTTTAGATCGGCCATTTGGAGGTAAAACAATTATTTTTGGAGGTGACTTCAGACAAATCTTGCAT ATTGGATGTTCCATTGATGGCATTGAGAAAGTAGAAATACCTGACGATCTGCTCACACATAATTGTGATGATCCAATACATGGAATTGTAGAAAGTACATATTCTGATTTCTTGAGACATTTCACAGATATAAAATACCTTCAAGAAAGAGCAATTCTTGCGCCAACTCTTCAGATGGTGGAGTCGGTGAATGATTACATGGTTTCTCTCAACAATAGTCATGATAAATCATATTTAAGTTCGGATACAATTTGCATGTCTGATCATGCATTTACATCTTTGGAACATGTACATGCACCTGAATTCCTAAATAGTATTAAATGTTCAGGTATTCCAAATCACTCTATCGCTTTGAAAGTAGGTGTTCCTGTGATGTTGTTAAGAAATATAGATCAATCGTCAGGATTGTGTAATGGTACAAGATTGATCATCACAAAACTTGAAAATCGGGTAATTGAAGCCAAAGTATTATTAGGAAAAATGGCTGGAGACAAAGTTTTTATACCAAGAATGACACTTACTCCATCCGATACAAGAATTCCTTTTAAGTTCCAAAGAAGGCAATTTCTAGTCATTCTATCTTTTGCCATGacaatcaataaaagtcaatgcCAATCATTATGTAATGTGGGATTATTTTTGAAGAAGCATGTGTTTGCACATGGacaactatatgttgcactttcaagagcaACAAGTAGAAAAGGGTTGAAGATCTTATGTTATGATGAAGATGGGAAAATAACAAATGAAGCTACAAATATAGTTTATAAAGAAGTTTTCCAAAATTTAGAGGATAGAAGTTTTGAATGA